In Actinoplanes octamycinicus, the genomic window TGCTCGGTCACGGCACGTCTTCCTGTGGGAGAAGCGGGAAAGGTCCTGGAAAGCCTACTCAGCCGGGTTCAGACGTTCCGCTCATATACCATCCGGAGCCCGATCAGCGTGATCATCGGCTCGTGCGCGGTCAGCGTGCGGCACTCGTCCTTCACCAGCCAGGCCAGCCCACCGGTGGCGATCACCGCGCGGACCGGGCCGATCTCCTCGATCATCCGCTCGACGATCCGGTCCACCTGGCCGCCGAAACCGTAGTAGAGCCCGGCCTGCAGGCACTCCACGGTGTTCTTGCCGATCACCGAGCGCGGCTTGGTCGGCTCCACCTTGCGCAGCTGGGCGGCGCGGGCGGCGAGCGCGTCGAAGGAGATCTCGATGCCCGGGGCGAAGGCGCCGCCGAGGAACTCGCCCTTCGCGCTGATCAGGTCGAAGTTCGTGGTGGTGCCGAAGTCGACCACGATCGACGGCCCGCCGTAGAGGGCGTGCGCGGCCAGCGTGTTCACCACCCGGTCGGCGCCCACCTCCTTGGGGTTGTCGATGGCCAGCTGCACCCCGGTCTTCACGCCCGGCTCGACGATCACGCTGGGCACGTCGCCGTAGTAGCGCTTGAGCATCGTGCGCAGGTTGCGCAGCGCGGCCGGCACCGTGGAGCAGGCCGCCACCCCGGTGATCTCGACCGCGTCCCCGGCCAGCAGGCCGCGGAACATCAGGCCGAGCTCGTCCGCGGTCGAGTTGGCGTCGGTCTTGATCCGCCAGTTGTGCACCAGCTTGTCACCGTCGAAGGTGGCCAGCACGGTGTTGGTGTTGCCGATGTCAATGCAGAGCAGCACGGATAACCCCTAGGTCGTACGGGCGTCGCGGTCAGCGGGGTCGCAGATCCAGCGCGATGTCCAAGATCGGTGAGGAGTGTGTCAGCCCGCCGACCGAAAGGTAATCCACGCCGGTCGCCGCGTACGCCGCGGCGGTGGCCAGCGTCAGGTTCCCGGTGGCCTCCAGCTCGGCCCGCCCGCCGATCGCCGCCACCACCTCGGTGAGCAGCTCCGGCGTCATGTTGTCGCAGAGCAGGAAGCCGGCGCCGGCCTCCACCGCCTCCCGAGCCTCGGCCAGCGTGGTCACCTCGACCTGCACGTCCACGTCCGGGAACGTCTCCCGGACCAGCCGGTACGCCGCGGTGATGCTGCCGGCCGCCAGCTTGTGGTTGTCCTTGATCATGGCGACGTCGTACAGCCCCATCCGCTTGTTGGTGCCGCCGCCGACCCGGACCGCGTACTTCTCCAGCGACCGCAGCCCGGGCGTGGTCTTGCGGGTGTCCAGCACCGTCGCCTTGCTGCCGGCCAGCTGGTCGGCCCACTTGCGGGTGTGGGTGGCCACCCCGGACAGCCGGCTGATCAGGTTCAGCGCGGTGCGCTCGGCGGTGAGCAACGCCCGGGTCGGCCCGGTCACCACGGCCAGCACCTCGCCCCGGGTCACCCGGTCGCCCTCGCCGGTGATCTGCCGGAACTCGGCGTGCCCCTGCGAGGTCACCGCGAAGACCTCGGCGGCCACCGGCAGCCCGGCCACCACGCCGTCGGCCCGGGCCACCAGCTCGGCGGTGTCCACCTGCTCGGCCGGGATGGTCGCCTCGCTGGTCACGTCGCGGGGCGGCGTGCCGAGGTCCTCGGCCAGCGCGGTGAGCACGGTCCGCTGGACCTCCGCGAAGTCCAACCCGAAGTCGATCACGCCATCTCCTGGAAGTCTTGGGTCATGCTGCCGTCGGAAGCAATGGAGTCGAGCAGGTGGCCGCGCCACTCGTCGGCCGCGGTCGGGTAGTCCTCACGCCAGTGGCAGCCGCGGGTCTCCCGGCGGCTGCGCGCCGACGCGACCAGCGCGGCGGAGACGGTGAGCAGGTTGGTCGCCTCCCACGCCGCGGTGTTCGGCGTGGAGCGGGACTCGGCCAGCCGGGACAGCTCCTTGGCGGCGGTGTCCAGCGAGTCGGCCGAGCGCAGCACCCCGGCGCCCCGGGTCATGGCGCGCTGCACCTCGGCGCGGATCGCCGGGTCGGCCACCCAGGCCGGGGTCAGGTTCATCCGCACCGGGTCGGCCTGGGCCGGCAGGTCACGGCCGATGTCGTCGGCGATCCGCTTGGCGAAGACCAGACCCTCCAGCAGCGAGTTGCTGGCCAGCCGGTTGGCGCCGTGCACGCCGGTGCAGGCCACCTCGCCGCAGGCGTACAGCCCCGGGATGGTGGTGCGGCCGTGCAGGTCGGTGCGGACGCCGCCGGAGGCGTAGTGCGCGGCCGGCGCGACCGGGATCAGCTCGGTGGCCGGGTCCACCCCGGCGCTCCGGGTGGAAGCCATGATGGTCGGGAAGCGGTGCTCCAGGAACTCCCGGCCCAGGTGCCGGGCGTCCAGGTAGACGTGGTCCGCCCCGGTCGCCCGCAGCACCCGGTAGATGCCCTTGGCGACCACGTCGCGCGGGGCCAGCTCGGCCAGCTCGTGCTGGCCGACCATGAACCGCTCCCCGTTCTCGTCGACCAGGTACGCGCCCTCGCCGCGCAGCGCCTCGGAGATCAGCGGCCGCTGCACCGAGGTGAGCCCCGCGGTCACGAACGACGTCGGGTGGAACTGGACGAACTCCACGTCGGTCACCTCGGCGCCGGCCCGCAGCGCGAGCGCCACGCCGTCGCCGGTGGAGACCGACGGGTTCGTGGTGGACGAGAATATCTGCCCCATCCCGCCGGTGGCCAGCACCACCGCGCGGGCCAGGATCGCGCCGACCCCGTCCTCCGAGCCCTCGCCCAGCACGTGCAGAGTGATCCCGCAGGCCCGGCCGTCGGCGGCCCGCAGCAGGTCGAGCACCAGGGCGTGCTCGACCAGCCGGATCCACGGGTCGCGGCGGACCGCGGCGTGCAGGGCGCGCTGCACCTCGGCGCCGGTCGCGTCGCCGCCGGCGTGCACGATCCGGTCCGCCCGGTGGCCGCCCTCGCGGGTCAGCATCAGCGAGCCGTCCGGGTTGCGGTCGAACTCGGCGCCCCGGCGGATCAGCTCGCGGACCCGGGCCGGACCCTCCTCGACCAGCGCTTTCACCGCTTCCGGGTCGCACAGCCCGACGCCGGCGATCTCGGTGTCGTAGGCATGCGCCTGCGGCGTGTCCAGCGGGTCGAGCACCGCGGCGATCCCGCCCTGCGCCCAGCGCGTGGAGCCGTCGTCGATGTTGACCTTGGTGACCACCGTGACGTGCAGGCCCTGCTCGCGCAGGTGCAGAGCGGCGGTCAGCCCGGCGATGCCGGACCCGACCACCACCACGTCGGTGGTCTCGGTCCAGCCCGGCTCGGCAGCGGCGAGCCGGCGCGGCAGGGCCGGCAGATCCGCGAGAGGTGACATGGGTGTCAGTACACTCCGCCCCCGCGCACCCGTCACGCCGGGGGCACCATCAGTGGTCACCGTTACTTGTACTGGACTGGCAGGGACGTGGCCCCCTTGCCCTTCAGCGACGAGGTCAGCTCGGCCCCGTCCAGCCACAGATAGCAGCGCACGCCGCGGTCGCCCTGGGCCCAGACGTCGGTGTTGCCCGGCAGCGAGACCACGCCGGTGCGGTACTGGAGGTTCTTGTCGTCCGGCACGCCGGTGTACGCGGACACCACGGTCCGGCAGCCGTCGTGGAACTCCTCCCAGGCGGCGTCGCCCTTCGGGTACGAGGCGTCGTCCGGCGCGTCCCACACCCCGGTGAACTCGGCGTTGTGCTTGTCCGAGCAGGCGGCCGGCGGCATCGTGTCGATGGCGCCGCTGTCGTCCAGCTTGATCGCGTAACAGCCGAGCGCCAGGTCGGAGTTCGCCGCCGCGAGCGCCCCGCGCAGGCTGCCCTGCCGCTCGACCAGCGCGCCGTTGTCCTCGATCGAGTCCAGCTCGACCACGTCGCAACGGAACCAGCGGGCCCCGCCGGACCAGGCCGCCGGGGACGGGTGGGTGACCCCGATCCAGAGCCGTCCGGTACGCCAGGGCGCCCCGACGTACGCCGTGGTCTTCTCGTCGCAGGTCCGGTATGCCGCCCGCGCCCCGGTCGAGGTCTCGGCCGGCGGCTGCTCGGCGTCCGCGGCCGTGCCGGTGTAGGTCCCGACGTGGACCGTCTCGGTGCGGTGCTGCACCGAGCAGGCCACCTCCTCGTAGGTGGCCCGGGGCCCGGTCGCCGCGAAGTTGGCCAGGTGGCAGGTGCCGGCCGCCGGCTCGAAACCGGTCGCCGGGGCCATCGCGCCCCAGTCGTTGGTGAGGTCCCCGTCGACGTTGCCGGGGTTACCGCAGCCGGCCGCGACGAGCAGCATCACACCCAGCGTGGCTGCCAGGTCGAAGCCGAGGCCCGGGCCCGGTCGGGCACGCCAGTGTCGCATGAAGGACCCTCCCACACGCCGCCAATGTCCGATTTATCGATCATATGGTGATCGGACCGGTTCATCGGCGGCGTTCGGGAAAGTCACCCTAAGATCAACGGGCGGACAGCGTCAGATCTCCCCGCACCAGGTCATCCGCCATGCCCGCGACCGCCTCGGCCGGGTCCGTGCCCAGCTCGATCACCCGGTTGTCCGCGTCCACGTGCACCACCCGCGGCTGGTACTCGCGCGCCTCGGTGTTGTCCATCTGCCCGTAGGAGATCAGGATGACCAGGTCACCCGGGTGCACCAGGTGCGCGGCGGCACCGTTGATGCCGATCACGCCGCTGCCCCGCTCGCCCGGGATCACGTAGGTCTCCAGCCGCGCCCCGTTGGTCACGTCGACGATCGCCACCTGCTCACCGGGCAGCAGATCGGCCGCCTCCATCAGGTCGAGGTCGACGGTCACCGAGCCCACGTAGTGCAGGTCGGCCTGCGTCACGGTGGCCCGGTGAATCTTCGACTTCAGCATGGTGCGGAGCATCAGGCTTCCTTCCGGAGAACGATCGGGACGTTGTCGATCAGACGGGTGGCGCCGACCTTGGCGGCCACCAGCAGGCGGGCCGGGCCGTCATCCGGGACGGCGCCCAGATCCGGTCCGGTCAGTTCGAGGTAGTCGACGCGTACGCCGGGCTCCTCCGTCAGAATCTTCCCGGCGGCGGCCAGGACCGCCGCGGGATCGGCGTGCGTCGCGCCCTCGCGCAACGCGCGAGACAGGGCCAGAGCGGACTTCCGCTCCTCCGGCGACAGATACCGGTTGCGGCTGCTGAGCGCCAGACCGTCGCTTTCCCGTACGGTCGGCACGCCCACGATCTCGACGCCCAGCTCCAGGTCCACCACCATCCGGCGGATCAGCGCCAGCTGCTGGAAGTCCTTCTCCCCGAAGTAGGCGACGTCCGCCCGGGTCAGCCGGATCAGCTTCTCCACCACGGTGAGCATCCCGGAGAAGTGGCCGGGGCGGCTCGCGCCCTCCAGGATCCCGCCGAGCGGCCCCGGGTTCATCGTGATCGACGGCGCGCCACCCGGGTAGACGTCGTCCCGGCCCGGCGCGAAGACCACCGCGGCGCCCTCGGCCCGGCACGCCTCCAGGTCGGCCTCCAGCGTCCGCGG contains:
- the nadC gene encoding carboxylating nicotinate-nucleotide diphosphorylase, coding for MIDFGLDFAEVQRTVLTALAEDLGTPPRDVTSEATIPAEQVDTAELVARADGVVAGLPVAAEVFAVTSQGHAEFRQITGEGDRVTRGEVLAVVTGPTRALLTAERTALNLISRLSGVATHTRKWADQLAGSKATVLDTRKTTPGLRSLEKYAVRVGGGTNKRMGLYDVAMIKDNHKLAAGSITAAYRLVRETFPDVDVQVEVTTLAEAREAVEAGAGFLLCDNMTPELLTEVVAAIGGRAELEATGNLTLATAAAYAATGVDYLSVGGLTHSSPILDIALDLRPR
- the panD gene encoding aspartate 1-decarboxylase, which gives rise to MLRTMLKSKIHRATVTQADLHYVGSVTVDLDLMEAADLLPGEQVAIVDVTNGARLETYVIPGERGSGVIGINGAAAHLVHPGDLVILISYGQMDNTEAREYQPRVVHVDADNRVIELGTDPAEAVAGMADDLVRGDLTLSAR
- the panC gene encoding pantoate--beta-alanine ligase gives rise to the protein MTQVVNTRAELAAALPDQAEIAVVMTMGALHEGHRQLIRVARERSAFVVVTIFVNPLQFGPSEDFEKYPRTLEADLEACRAEGAAVVFAPGRDDVYPGGAPSITMNPGPLGGILEGASRPGHFSGMLTVVEKLIRLTRADVAYFGEKDFQQLALIRRMVVDLELGVEIVGVPTVRESDGLALSSRNRYLSPEERKSALALSRALREGATHADPAAVLAAAGKILTEEPGVRVDYLELTGPDLGAVPDDGPARLLVAAKVGATRLIDNVPIVLRKEA
- a CDS encoding septum formation family protein encodes the protein MRHWRARPGPGLGFDLAATLGVMLLVAAGCGNPGNVDGDLTNDWGAMAPATGFEPAAGTCHLANFAATGPRATYEEVACSVQHRTETVHVGTYTGTAADAEQPPAETSTGARAAYRTCDEKTTAYVGAPWRTGRLWIGVTHPSPAAWSGGARWFRCDVVELDSIEDNGALVERQGSLRGALAAANSDLALGCYAIKLDDSGAIDTMPPAACSDKHNAEFTGVWDAPDDASYPKGDAAWEEFHDGCRTVVSAYTGVPDDKNLQYRTGVVSLPGNTDVWAQGDRGVRCYLWLDGAELTSSLKGKGATSLPVQYK
- a CDS encoding type III pantothenate kinase — translated: MLLCIDIGNTNTVLATFDGDKLVHNWRIKTDANSTADELGLMFRGLLAGDAVEITGVAACSTVPAALRNLRTMLKRYYGDVPSVIVEPGVKTGVQLAIDNPKEVGADRVVNTLAAHALYGGPSIVVDFGTTTNFDLISAKGEFLGGAFAPGIEISFDALAARAAQLRKVEPTKPRSVIGKNTVECLQAGLYYGFGGQVDRIVERMIEEIGPVRAVIATGGLAWLVKDECRTLTAHEPMITLIGLRMVYERNV
- a CDS encoding L-aspartate oxidase, translating into MSPLADLPALPRRLAAAEPGWTETTDVVVVGSGIAGLTAALHLREQGLHVTVVTKVNIDDGSTRWAQGGIAAVLDPLDTPQAHAYDTEIAGVGLCDPEAVKALVEEGPARVRELIRRGAEFDRNPDGSLMLTREGGHRADRIVHAGGDATGAEVQRALHAAVRRDPWIRLVEHALVLDLLRAADGRACGITLHVLGEGSEDGVGAILARAVVLATGGMGQIFSSTTNPSVSTGDGVALALRAGAEVTDVEFVQFHPTSFVTAGLTSVQRPLISEALRGEGAYLVDENGERFMVGQHELAELAPRDVVAKGIYRVLRATGADHVYLDARHLGREFLEHRFPTIMASTRSAGVDPATELIPVAPAAHYASGGVRTDLHGRTTIPGLYACGEVACTGVHGANRLASNSLLEGLVFAKRIADDIGRDLPAQADPVRMNLTPAWVADPAIRAEVQRAMTRGAGVLRSADSLDTAAKELSRLAESRSTPNTAAWEATNLLTVSAALVASARSRRETRGCHWREDYPTAADEWRGHLLDSIASDGSMTQDFQEMA